GGTCAACCTGTATTCTGTTTAAGGTGCTTTGAAACCATGGATTTGCATGGTTTATTAGTATGAATAAACTGAACAATGAAGCATGGAGGCTTTATGGTGTGAGAAAGAGTagacatttcaaaatgattCAGGATGTCTCGTTCTTAAAATGATGATAGTTCCTGAAACATCAGCCTTTAGACCTGGATACTCTCTTGTGTATGGTTAACTTGCATTCATGAAAggcttttgtgtttgtatatatTGGAATACATGTTAAAATGATAGGATGAAAACAtgtgaagtaaaataaatgattaaacaaacaaaaaaagcaccctAAGTCAATGTAGGTTTTGTGCTTAAATGTACTTGAAAGATTTGTGGTACAACTAAGGAATGTGCTCTTTTATGTCCTGTCTGTCTTATCTTTATTTAGGAACAGCAGCTACAACTGCAAGATCATTTGATTTAGTAAAACTAGCACAGGAGTGCTGTTACCATAATAACCGTGGCATTGCAGCTCATGGCGTGAGAATTCTAACTAATATATCAGCCTCTTGTCAGGAAAAAGGTAAACGAAAGCAAGGATGATGAGTCAGGCTTACGCACTTAACACATGTTAACTGGTCTTGTATGTAAGGCTGTCTGATCCTTTACCCTGCTTAGGAAGAATGGGGACTGTAATCTAGTAGAAAAAGTTTTGTAGGATTTTATGAATGGTTGGTAAGATTCCATCTTCTGTTAACTTATAGAAAATTACCAGGTGCAGCAGAACTCCTGTTAAATAAAAGCTTGTCTTACCTATGCTGTAAATTACTGAATTTCTTGTTAACCTTTGAAAACTCTTAGAACAAAGTCTGTTGCAAAAGAATAACACGATATTTAGAAGTCATAGTCTAGAATTTTTATGTTGACCCTACGTATGTCACAGTTGATGTGACTGCTGAATAGTTACCTGAGAGATTGAATTgtttgaaatcaaaataaagtaAGGCAGAATTATTAGGAAAATACTCATCTATCATCACTGCAACACCAGTGCAAGTATTATACTGATTATGATCAGAAATTGTAACAGGGAACTGACtgactgtttgtttttcttagatCTTCTGCCTTTGGAGCAAGATGCAGTTTTTGGCTTAGAGTCTCTTCTTGTTCTTTGCAGTCAAGATGGCAGTCCAGGAGCTCAAGCAACCTTAAAGGTGACACTACTGTTGTCTTTTCATTAGCACAGCTGTAAGTTACAATAATAGTTTGTATAGCAGAAGGGCTAATGTGCACCATATCCATTTTGGTGGAAGCATAGcatattggggaaaaaaaaaaattctgtgttttgcCAGTAGTTGGAGTTCAGAGTGGTAGTACACAACTGTAACATGACCTCTCTCAGCTCTAGAGTAAGTTGATTGTCATAAGGCTAAAAAGATGCATCCCTCTGATGAACAGCTGTTCATAAGGAAACGTAAACTTCAATATGGGATCGAGGTGTCTCTGGAGGATGGAGAAATTTTTGGAGAGAACCTGGTTTTTGGAGATGGGGATGCAATGTGTACATGATTACAACACTCCTATgatctattatttttttattatttctgctgctaCCAGGAATTTTGTCTAGTTATTTACCTGTATTTACCTGTAAAGGCTGGTATTTACCTGTAAAGGCTGTTATTTACCTGTAAAGGCTGatatgagaaaaaaagtttattgcTTCTTGAATTTGTGGTATGTTTGTGCTGTGAGCTTAGGGCTGGAGACTTGGGCTCTTAGGATATCTTTTCTGTGTGGTATGTGATTCTGAAAATACTATCTCTTCCGCATTTCTGTAATCACACTTTCAGTTAAGTATCtgattttggtttattttcaaGTAGACATTGTATTCATTGTACGTGTTGATGTGTGTGAATTGCAGATCACCTTAACTTGCATGGTGAAGTTGGTCAAGAGCCGTCCTCACCTGAGCCAGTCGGTGGTTGAGTCTCTGTTGACCCAGCTGCACAGTGCCCAGGATGCTGCTAGGATCCTCATGTGCCACTGTTTGGCAGCTATTGCCATGCAGCTGCCCGTCCTAGCAGATGGGATGCTAGGAGACCTGATGGACCTCTACAAAGTAATCGGACGATCTGCCACAGATAAAAAACAGGAACTCTTGGTAAGACCTGCTGGTGAATAGCCCTTGATGGATAAAGCCTACTACagatggaattttatttttgtttagtttttgtttttgttttaaaggtggCCTAAGCCGTTGGTTATGCCCAAGTTGATGTGCCAGCCTATAgccttattttcagttttcttttaaactttggCTATGTAGCTCAACTCTATGAGGTGTGATTTCAATGTTGAATGCTGGCATATGTGTTCCATTAGATTTGCCAGCAGATGGCAGTGCTTAGACAAAGCTAGCTATAGAAAGTATTGGGATAGTCTGTGAAATAATACTTACAGAAAAAACAAGATGGCAGATCTCAATTTGCATGTGGTAATCTGATACGTGTCATTtacaacaaatattttagttaCCCCAAATATTAAGAATGACATATGACATATGACAGAGAAGACTTCTTCAGTTAAAATATGCGTTAAGTCTTCTATGTAGTTTTGAGTCCAAAATCAAGCAAATCATTTCTGTTAGTTTAAGAAATGGGgctgggttgtttttgttttctttgattttttttctccttgttttttgttttgttcctgaaaTCCACTGTTCTTCCTTCATCCTTCTACTCTTCACTAGGTTTCTCTTGCCACAGTGATATTTGTTTCCAGTCAGAAAGCCTTATCTTCAGAAATCAAAACTGTTATCAAACAGCAGCTTGAGAACGTCTCCAATGGATGGACAGCCTATAGGATAGCCAGGCAGGCTTCCAGAATGGTAAGTGAAAACatctggagaaaaatgttttggtgtGGTTGGAAGGATACTAGTGATTTCTTTGacctggagaaagaaaagaaaatgataggAGTCAAATGATAGGAAGAAACCAGTGTTGGGGGAAAGAATATATAGTGTTCCCTTTTAACTCCCTAAAATGCTGATTCAGATATGTACCATTCAGGGCAGTCATCCCATCAGGGTGGTTTTCCTAGCCGTTTGTCTTTTGGAAGTATTTGAGAAGGATGAAGGTAACAGCCTCAAAAATGGCCTTGTTTTGAGCACGTGGACTCTGCATTGCCTGGCTGTAGTGATACAGGCCATCCTGGTGTGTGCTTCTCTTCAGtgtgaagaaaggaaggagaagataCAGTTTTTCTGTTCCCTTCCATCAAGTCATAGCTGGGGTTAGAATTGCATAGAAACCCTAGTACAAGATGCTGacataattttaaatagatAAAGTACATAATGCAGAAGAGAGAACTGAGCATAGTGCTGTTTTGGTAAATCAGTCAGGGTTCCTGGTTTTAGCTCTAAGCTGACCTGATAGTTCCAAACCCAGTGTTACTGTGGGGACGAAAGAGATGTTTTCaggtttttgttggtttgtgttttaaaaaaaaaaaaaagctcgaCAAGATAAGAAACAAATCTAGAAATGTACTGGCCTGTATAAATAAGTACTGTAGTTCATACAGGCTGATCTTTCCATAAAACAAGgctttgtggttttatttatcgTTAGCATTGTCATGATCAAATGATTGAAAGAAGTTtcactatatttatttttgaagtatgACTAATTCTGGTGATGTTACTCttcttatttgtatttgttactTAGAAACCCATGGCCTTCTTTCTTACCCCTTCTAAACCTTGTCATTACAGGGTAACCATGACATGGCCAGAGAGCTGTATCAAAGCCTGCTGACTCAGGTGGCCTCAGAACACTTCTACTTCTGGCTGAACAGTTTGAAGGAATTTTCCCATGCAGAGCAGTGTCTGACAGGTTTGCAAGAGGACAACTATAGCTCAGCGCTTTCTTGCATTGCTGAAGCTTTAAAGTCATATCACAAAGGAATAGCATCACTGACGGTTAGCACAGAGCTTTTACTTTATTGATAGTGGTTTTGTATAATGTAGGTCTGTTTAGTTCCTGTTCTTAAACCTGTGAAAAGTTTTTGCAGATGTCTGACATCTGCCAGCCTCTTTTTGAGAGGACTGCAAGGAAAAGCCAGTTTTAACCCACTGTAACTTCAGAGACAAGGTTCTGTAGCTAAGCTGACTAGCTAGTATCTCTCTTTTCTGCCTTCCCACCCCCTCACTTCCTGTCTTGATCAAATCATGCGAtatgacaattttattttttttcttgaagttacAGTACTCGAAATTTTTCACTCCTTATATTGGCTGAATAAATGCTGTTGTAATGATTTAGCCTGGGAATTTGTCTGAATTGGCTCCTAGCTTGTTGAGATGCAGAGAGGATTAAATtgtccttcttcctcctcctgagtTCACATTGCCTTGTATTTGACAATATGATCCTATGGAATCCCAACGATAAAGCAACACCAATTCAGTAAGAGGAGGGAGGACAATTCAATCTCACATCCACAGAATTCATGTGGCACCTGCTTTAAGCacatattttctgcttctctaaAGTAGGGAAAATAGCAAGAAGTACGTGCATGTGTATGGTGTCTATGTAAACAAAAAGCAGTAATGAATATGGACCTCCAGTTCATGTTGTCTTCTTTAACAAAAGATGGTCCAGCTTCCTACAGTAATTCTTCATATTTTGGTTTTCATGAAGAAGTTTTTACATATGGATTTCAGTATATCTTCTAAATAAAATGGCTTACTTCTTTTGCAATTACCAGAACTGTCAGTGTCATGACAGCTCAGATATCAGTATTTATTAAAGCTCAGATactaatatttattaataaactGCCCCTATATAACCTGGAAGGACATAAATTTTGTGCCTTTGTCCTGTGAGAGAAGGCTCCATTGTTCCTGAAGTATCTGTCTTTAATTTGTTGGCTGGGTGAATAAGGCTTTTAATTCATGCTTCAATATTTCTCTAACATCTAGAAGACATGGGGAGACCCATCTAATTAGATGTTTATATTTAATACAGGCAGGAAAATATTGTTGCTGAAACAGGTCAGTCTGTGGCTCAGTAATTTAATCTCTTTCCctagagttttcttttttttttttactgttgaaGAATTACTGTCCTCATCTCATCTCCTCTGCTGACTTGATTTCCTGTGTTGCCATGCATATTGCACCCAGAAAAGCACTTCCTTCTGAATTGTTGTGGTCCGCAGGAGTAAGTGCAGGTTTCAGAGGgttagagaaaaggaagctgtctttttttgttgttgtgattttttgtttgtttgctggttGGCTGTTGCTGACTCGTTGCACCACTACAAATTTCTCACCACACTTGAGTCTCTCAGCTGTGAAAGGAGCTGCTCGCTGCTTGCATCTACATAACTCAGTGTTTCAAAGGGGAGCAAAGTGTCGCAAAGAGCACATGGTAGTCTAACTGCAGAAGATTTTAGCTGTCTCTCTTTCCTCTGGCTCCAGCTTTACTGTCGCTTCTCTTTCAGTGTAGAGCATCACTCAGCACTGTTGGCACTGCAGACCATTAGTGCAAGTGATGAAGCCTGTGTAGTTGTCCACCTTGTAGCTGGAAAACACTGTACCAGGTAATCTGTTGCAGATGTTCAGTCAGCCCAGTTTAGCAATGATGAAATATGCAGGCAGTGTCTGATCTCATCGGAAAATTTCTCAACTCCTTCTTGATATACGTGCACCCCTCCTTCTTGCATTGCTGTATGCAGAATGTTTTTTCATGCAAGTTTCTCCCCTTGAGGGAAAAAGTCCAATTACTTTATGGACGAGAGGTGTATGGGACCGGGAGTTGTCATCAAGTCTGTCAGCCACAGTCCCCTCTGTCTCACAGTGTGCTTCCTTGTACAGTTAGCAAGGGTTTTGAAGTAAGACTTACTTCTTTTGACACAGAACACTCATCTCTTTGGaaacttttcttgtttttcactgCTGGTAATCCAGAGAAGATACCGAACTTGAACAAAGCATTTGTATATTTAAGTAGCACTAACTCCAAATACGTTGATAAGTGGCATCATTTGAAGAACTTAACTGAGCCAAAGAACTTTCTCTGTCATTTTCACAAAAAGAACTGTAACTCATTTATTGGCCATGGCTATATGGGGAGCAGATAATATAAATTGTAGTATTAATGAAACAAGCTTGTATTTCCACTTAAAAATCAAGTCCGATTTGTGCTACTAAAAATGTCTGGATTTTCTGATCTAAAGTGCTGAGACTTCACTCTATAAAAACATGAACTCTCTGTAGAGTAATTACAGTACAGTGAGGTCTTTTCCTCAGAGGATTTTCTGAAACAACCCTTGCAGAATAAACTGAAGAACTTCCATTCAAAAGTGGAGGCAGGGGGATGGTTATGCCCTTGGAGAAGGGGAAGTAAAGTGCTAAGGAGGGTGGAATAGCTTGAGTGGAGAACAGCTTGAGTCTTGTTTAAGACATTTTCTTTGGTTGAAATCTAACCCAGTAGTTCAAGGTGATTGCAGTTGGCTGATGTTTCCTCACTTTAGTCAATCGTAGGCCAGTTCTCAGATGACATGGGATGTTTGGTGAaaaacttgtttgttttcctgtcagaaaaaaaaatggttcttgGTAAGGTATTGTAGAAGGGTTGTAACTTCTCGCTTCTAGAAGTGGCCTCTGCTGTTGTGAAATGAGAAGCACTGGGTAAGACGTGCAAAAGTTTAATACTTATCCATTCTCTGTGTAAAATAATGTCCTGGTGCTTTGTTTTGCAGGCAGGTTTCCTCTCAGCTAGAGAAAAAAGGGTGGTCCTCTCAAATCCATCAGTatagaaaaataagtaatgGATTTTTGGCCTGACTAGTATCAAATCTTTTGAGTGCTGCAATTTGCCCCCTCCTAGATTTCTTAAGCTGTCACAGATGCTTCTCCGAGTCAGATAAGCTCTTAAGGAACAGAGTTTCATAGTGCCATAATTTCTAAAAAATAGCATCTTTCCTCCTGGGGTTCTGTTGTTTACTCTTCTTGGTTGTCACTGAACTGTCCCTGTCTTCATCAAATGCAAGTGCCTTTGTTCCTGTCCGTTTCACAATTCCAAGAAAATCAAAGTTGATTACTCCTTTTTGGTGCAGGTATCTTTAGCCAGTTCTTTATCTTGTGGCTCATGCAGAGAATCACTTTTTCAGTCATCTGCGAATTGGAAGGCAAACACAGAGTGTTCTCCCTTATGGCAGGGACTACCTGGACTAGTCATTTGAAGTCTAAAGGCTTCGCCTTTGGAAAAGGGGGAAATAGGTGCCCTAATAGTATTGTAGCAGCTCAAGTCACACTTGACACAAGGATGATACACTTGAAATACGGCTTGATAATTATCTAAACTTCTGTGGCCTTAATATTCAGAATGATTTACATCGAGCAAATCCGTTAACTGtggttttgaaaaacagcttttggaaTTGACCTGGAGAGTTCAGTTGCCTGATGAGACAGTTCAGTGACATTGCAAAGTTATTTTACCATGTTTGTTTTTGACCCAGATTGCCAACATTCCTATTACTGTGTTTCAGGCTGCTAGTACACCACTTAATCCTCTGAGCTTTCAGTGTGGATTTGTGAAACTCAGGATTGACCTTCTGCAAGCGTTTTCTCAACTTATTTGTACCTGCAACAGCCTAAAAACAAGTCCACCACCAGCTATTGCCACAACAATTGCTATGACATCAGGAAATGATCTCCAACGGTGTGGACGCATCTCTAACCAGGCATGTGTTCTTGTTCCACTCTTCAGTGTAGTTACTTTTATAACCGGtatgaattttatttctcagcAGAGATATCAGATGAAAGAATTGAAAAGCATCAGTGAAGAGTCTGACTGAACAGTGGGCCTTGGTTTTCCCCTATAACTGTAGGGAAGCAGAGGATGTTTTTTTCACACAATCATGCACGCAGTTTCCAAGAATATGCAAGCAGTAACCCAGGCAATACACTCAAAATTGCAGCAAGACCTTTCCACCTTGCTTTGAAACACGTCAAGTACTGTGATTATATtagttaaaagtaaaaatacacatttaaggCTCGCACTGTAATTCTTCCTGGTGAGTGTTGGCAAGCAGCTTGGTACCATACAGAATACGTGTGTTTCTAAATGCACGTAGCCTGCAAGAAGGAGTCAGTTGGTAGTCTTTGAAAGACAGAACAGTTTGGTTTATCAGTGGGGGAGAGTGGAGGTTGTTcgtggcttttgtttttaacccaAAAAAGgatatgtttgtgttttgttacGGGAAAAATACGCATATAAAGCATGGATAATACTCTGTCACTTTAATGATCATTATCTGTGtgaagaaacaaaagctttctaTATCTGTCTGAATGTTGTCTTATTCCTTCAGTTGTGTATGCTAGTATAGTGGTTTTCTggatatatgatttttttttttgactggtaACTTGTCTCTGTAGATGAAACTATCAATGGAGGAGTTCCGAAACCTGGCTGCACGGTATGGTGATCTCTATCAATCATCTTTTGATGCGGACTCAGCGACTCTAAGGAATGTAGAACTGTATCCTTTTAAAAGCTCAGAATTAGTCCTCTTGTCTTCTCATGCAGACAGCATGAAGCTTAACAGTCCTTTCTTCTATGAAAGCTGGCACAAAGCCATTTTGAAGCAGTTTACCTAAAAATCAGGtacctttgtttttttaatccatttggAAATGGATACTGCTGTACTATTGTTTGGAATTAGTTTCTGAAAAAGTTATGACTCAAAACTTGCAACTTCCAAGTATAAAACTTGGAATTTCGGTAGTGCTTGCTCTGTTTCCTAAAGGAACAGTGATAGGATTACTTCATGAAAACCAGAGAAGTAAGGAAAAGCGCCAGTAAGTAGTACTGCATTTCTTGTTTTAGGATCCAAGTTTGTAAGTCTCTTAACTCCTTATTGTTAATACCAGAcaacagcagagctgcctgttgATTTCGCATGCGATTGAAGCTCTGATTTTGGATCCAGAATCTGCAAAGTAGGTTTGATAGTTAACTTCCtactcttttgctttttatttctaaatccTTGGGGCTTTAAGTCTAAGAATTCAAGGAATGTTCAGAAAGTTTCCCAGTGGACCCTTGTGATTTTACTCAGGGTAGGCTTGAGGACACCTGTTGTTACTGTGCTGTAGCTGGCAGTGTAGAGACTGTGTTTCagattctgcatttttaaaattatttattttgctcttgAGAGCTATATCGCACTCATCTTAGATATAGACTTCCATTTAAATAAACAGCTTTTAATCTCTGGCCATGTATTTTAATATGTGCCATTCTGTTAACTCTCAGAATTGCAAGTGCAAAAAGTAGGTATATGTTAGTCCTTCATGTCTGAAGGAAACATGTTAGACGTGTTAGATTAGCTTAAGCTTTCTAACGTAAATCCAgtacttttaactttttttttaactgtggaCTCGTATGCACTAGCAAAATTATGTTGAAGCAACTGTGAATTGAATCACTCTTTTGAACTCTGAGTCAGAGATTGAAGGGAAGATAATGTAGATAAATATCTTTATAAATGCGTGATTCTTCTAAGTAGAAATAAAATTGGACACCCCAGATGACTGTCCTACTTATTATGAACTAAGCATTGTTCAGAAGATACATTAATCATACTCCTTACAAGTATGAAGCTGTGGACTTCAAAAAGTTAGGTGTTTAGGAGGCGGAATTCTATTCAGAACATGAGATTAAGTTTCCAGATTTATTCTTAACTCTGACTGGcattctcccttttctttgaCTTGTGAggctttttaaaacattgtaaaCACTGCAGGTTTAAATAAAAGCTAGGGGAAATAAGTGTGCTGAGTCTTTTTAGACCTGTAACTGCTTCATGTGAGAAAGGATGGAGACACAACATGGTGGATAAGATATAGTTAAGAAAGAGTTTAAATGTAAAGTGCAAGTCTTagagtgaaaaaataataaatctgtcTGCCAAACTGTTTACTCTGTTTATTTCTTAATGGACTTTGAGTTGTAACAGAAATGGTCTGATTGAGAATGTTTGGGATTGAGCGCCCTAGATTAGGATGAGGAAAATATACTAGGTAcaacaaaatactttattttctagTTTCCAGGAATACACTTCAAATGGAACAGCACATGTTGAGAGTGAATATGAAAGAAGAATGATGTCAGTATTTAATCGTGTACTAGAAGAAGTGGAATCCCTCAACAGGAAGTATGCTCCTGTGTCTTACTTGGCAAGTAATAGTTTAAACGTATTTTCTGTAGGTGAAGGTTCCAAAAACCCATCAgctccatatatatatatatatatatatatacacatatatatgtatgtatatatctCCATGGTGGTCAAGAAACCGAAGAGCACACTTTAGTTAGTTAACATAAGCTGTTAGTGGCACACACAGCCTGGTCCCTAAGGATATACTctaatacttgaaaaaaaagtttgctaaAATACCTGTAACCTTATTGGCCTGATTAAAaacaatgcttttaaaattctgatgCTAAGAATATGGCAGATGTTGATAAATGTCACAATACCTAAAAGTAACATCAAGTCTCTGACAGGTCTCTAATGACACCCACATTCAGATAGTGAAGCATGGTGTGTTTACTCATGATGTTGTCATGAAGGAGTTCTTCCCCCACCACACACAGTGCTGGAGGGTCCAGCACTAGCCCGGCTTCAGTTTCTGAGCTGTTGGCAGTTAATACTACGTTGCTGGAGTATAGTGTTTCTCTTATCAGTGCAGGTCATCAGAGAACACAATGTAAAGCTTGCTGAATGCAAACAGTGAGCTGATAACATACTCCTTTACAGTGCTAATATAGTGTTGTCTCTTACTGTTACTGAACATCATAAAGCTGAAGTGCGTGTTGATGGAAACAAGGTTGTTCCTTTGTTATGGCTGGCTtctatttgccttttttctaaATTCAACAGTCCTTACCAATTCCAAattgcatataaaaaaaatgagttgtGTAAAGTGTAGCTAAGGTAAACCCTGTAAACTTAGTTGTCACTGTCTCTGTGCCAGCTAAGCTCAGTGGTTTCAGTAGCACTTCACTCTTCTGAACAAGAAGGATGGTACAATGCAGTAGGGGAAGGAAGAGTGGATAAAAGGCTTAAAACTTATATTATTGCACCATATTAAGTTTTGGGAGATGCCAGTCTGTTTGCTTGGGGGGGATTACTATTTATTTCAGAGAGTTT
This genomic stretch from Anser cygnoides isolate HZ-2024a breed goose chromosome 3, Taihu_goose_T2T_genome, whole genome shotgun sequence harbors:
- the INTS7 gene encoding integrator complex subunit 7 isoform X2, translated to MAGGGGKSFLAEAGYGEQELDANSALMELDKGLRSGKLGEQCEAVVRFPRLFQKYPFPILINSAFLKLADVFRVGNNFLRLCVLKVTQQSEKHLEKILNVDEFVKRVFSVIHSNDPVARAITLRMLGSMASIIPERKNAHHSIRQSLDSHDNVEVEAAIFAAANFSAQSKDFAAGICNKISEMIQGLATPVDLKLKLIPILQHMHHDASLASSSRQLLQQLVTSYPSTKMVIVTLHTFTLLAASSLVDIPKQVQLLLQYLKNDPRKAVKRLAIQDLKLLANKTPHTWTRENIQALCESALHTPYDSLKLGMLSVLSTLSGTIAIKQYFSSATGTAATTARSFDLVKLAQECCYHNNRGIAAHGVRILTNISASCQEKDLLPLEQDAVFGLESLLVLCSQDGSPGAQATLKITLTCMVKLVKSRPHLSQSVVESLLTQLHSAQDAARILMCHCLAAIAMQLPVLADGMLGDLMDLYKVIGRSATDKKQELLVSLATVIFVSSQKALSSEIKTVIKQQLENVSNGWTAYRIARQASRMGNHDMARELYQSLLTQVASEHFYFWLNSLKEFSHAEQCLTGLQEDNYSSALSCIAEALKSYHKGIASLTAASTPLNPLSFQCGFVKLRIDLLQAFSQLICTCNSLKTSPPPAIATTIAMTSGNDLQRCGRISNQMKLSMEEFRNLAARYGDLYQSSFDADSATLRNVELQQQSCLLISHAIEALILDPESANFQEYTSNGTAHVESEYERRMMSVFNRVLEEVESLNRNIQLVCAVLSLPC